A genomic window from Triticum urartu cultivar G1812 chromosome 7, Tu2.1, whole genome shotgun sequence includes:
- the LOC125519742 gene encoding early nodulin-93-like, with protein MSTVTRAYLDQRLAVAKRCSREAAAVATVAAAVPTLASVRMLPWAKAHINPTGQALIISTVAGMAYFIVADKTILSMARRHNFEEAPEHLKNTSFH; from the exons ATGTCTACGGTGACCCGCGCATACCTCGACCAGAGGCTCGCCGTCGCCAAGCGCTGCTCCAGAG AGGCCGCGGCTGTCGCCACCGTTGCAGCAGCAGTCCCCACC CTGGCGAGCGTGAGGATGCTGCCGTGGGCCAAGGCACACATCAACCCAACTGGGCAGGCGCTCATCATCTCCACCGTCGCCGGGATGGCCTACTTCATCGTCGCCGACAAGACCATCCTCTCCATGGCCAGGAGGCACAACTTCGAGGAAGCGCCGGAGCACCTCAAGAACACCTCCTTCCACTAA